One Patescibacteria group bacterium DNA window includes the following coding sequences:
- a CDS encoding ComEC/Rec2 family competence protein yields MLRRLAASSSGTLVAWLLAFFGGVAVHAFDERIWLAAGYWLAAAGCFLVALIALRPRPVPRLLAGAALMFALALWRFDAAIPAADPPDEPVLVATELVGTVSREQRIMSDSATLDLDRVFVCDRTAVGQRDLSALADGGSAADGSCRPLAGVLRLRARAWPIFAYGEVLRWRCLPVRVGLNSGDPFDAQAWLDGVRWRCSTREPLAAIAASERSLPRQLLYGLRSRIRLSVGRLLPEPEASFLLGLLIGDRDGLPPDLVAAFRSTGTSHILAVSGYNVARVAEIFLLLFAAATVRRRRAACFSLAGVLIFAVVAGAEASVIRAAAMGCTALVATVVGRRYSATAALSLAASAMLAFDPLLLRHDVGFQLSFAAVLGLHGLGEPLAKRLTFLPEFLGIRRSAGETLGATLATLPIIILAFGRVPLLGPVANLLILPLIPWIMALGAGGIILAAFWFSVGQLPALAAVWLLRVIETIIGFLASLPFSVELQAGPLGCSMIAGWILLLWYALVKAKPIPLRRPPLPAGLEIEVIEYGSKLQK; encoded by the coding sequence GTGGCCGTTCACGCGTTCGACGAACGGATCTGGCTCGCGGCTGGCTACTGGCTCGCGGCCGCAGGCTGCTTCTTGGTCGCGCTCATCGCTCTGCGGCCCAGGCCGGTTCCGCGCCTGCTTGCCGGGGCGGCGCTGATGTTCGCGCTCGCTCTGTGGCGTTTCGACGCCGCTATCCCGGCCGCGGATCCGCCGGATGAACCCGTCTTGGTTGCCACGGAACTCGTCGGCACCGTCAGCCGCGAGCAGCGGATCATGAGCGATAGCGCGACCCTGGATCTGGATCGCGTTTTTGTTTGCGACCGGACCGCAGTCGGCCAGCGCGACCTGAGCGCGCTCGCGGACGGCGGCTCGGCGGCGGACGGTTCGTGCCGGCCGCTCGCCGGCGTGCTGCGGCTGCGGGCCCGGGCCTGGCCGATCTTTGCCTATGGCGAGGTGCTGCGCTGGCGCTGTCTTCCCGTTCGGGTCGGTCTGAACAGTGGCGATCCTTTCGATGCCCAAGCTTGGCTCGACGGCGTCCGTTGGCGCTGCTCGACGCGCGAGCCGCTGGCGGCGATCGCTGCGAGCGAGCGTTCGTTGCCGCGGCAGCTGCTCTACGGCCTGCGCTCCCGGATCCGGCTGAGCGTCGGCCGGCTGCTGCCTGAGCCGGAAGCTTCTTTCCTGCTCGGCCTGCTCATCGGCGACCGCGACGGTCTGCCACCGGATCTGGTCGCCGCTTTCCGTTCGACCGGCACTTCGCACATCCTAGCCGTCTCCGGTTACAACGTCGCGCGGGTCGCGGAAATCTTCCTGCTGCTATTCGCCGCCGCCACGGTCCGCCGCCGGCGCGCCGCCTGCTTCTCGCTGGCCGGGGTCCTGATCTTCGCCGTGGTCGCCGGCGCCGAAGCTTCGGTCATCCGCGCCGCGGCCATGGGCTGCACCGCCCTCGTCGCGACGGTGGTCGGCCGGCGTTATTCTGCGACCGCCGCTTTGTCCCTGGCCGCGTCCGCCATGCTGGCGTTCGATCCGCTGCTCCTGCGGCACGACGTCGGCTTCCAGTTGTCGTTCGCGGCCGTACTCGGACTTCACGGCCTGGGCGAACCGCTCGCGAAGCGCCTGACCTTCCTGCCGGAGTTCCTCGGCATCAGGCGTTCGGCCGGCGAGACCCTGGGCGCGACGCTCGCCACTTTGCCGATCATCATCCTCGCGTTCGGCCGCGTGCCGCTCCTGGGTCCGGTCGCCAACCTGCTGATCCTGCCGCTCATTCCCTGGATCATGGCCCTGGGCGCCGGCGGCATCATCCTGGCCGCGTTCTGGTTCTCGGTCGGCCAGCTGCCGGCTCTCGCGGCGGTCTGGCTGCTCCGGGTGATCGAAACGATCATCGGTTTTTTGGCGAGCCTGCCGTTCTCGGTGGAGCTCCAGGCCGGGCCTTTGGGTTGTTCCATGATCGCGGGCTGGATCCTGCTGCTGTGGTATGCCTTGGTAAAAGCGAAGCCGATCCCGTTGCGGCGTCCGCCGCTGCCGGCCGGCCTCGAGATTGAAGTGATCGAATATGGCTCCAAACTCCAGAAATAA